The genomic interval GAGGGGTGCATTTGGTTATATGCATAAATCATCAAAATtgtttcatttaattttaatttaaatgttaattcttttaaattatgtaactAATCTTTGCACTCCTTACTTTCTCACTTTCTTAaatgatatttatattttgtgtaGATATCAAAAAGGAATATCTTTAAAATGTAattgttatgaaaaaaaattagtggTAGTTATTAGCTTTTCGGTTTTTCTTTCCTCTTTTTTCAGTGCATTTATTGTCTTTGTTTAGTTTAGTATTAAAATACATTTCTCAACGTGTTGACGTGAACTTTATAATGAATACTAAGTTTGGTatgtattttaataatatttaaaagacTAAAGATAATTCTATTAAAAACAACACTATTATTTTTAagtgtattttttcttttcttataaaattgttgaagatgaagaagacaAAATCATATTCCCACAGTGAGAATTATGCTGGAAGAATGTTCCCCATAAATCATATTTCTCACCACTTTCcaattctttatttttcattttcaactcATTTATTGGcccattaattttaatattaaaaataatttatcgtCACgtgtatataaaatttatatttgatatagtttagtatatatttttagtaatatttaataacatgaaattaattctattaaaagtaatcttttttttaaacgtgtattattttcttaacaaaaCTATAGGTTGGAAAATGAAAAGTGAGAATTATGCATGTTAAAGCAAGAGTATTCCATCTCAAATCTTAGTTACAAGAGAGAGTTGCAAAGGAAccattttttaattactaacGTCGCAAATTAGCAATAATATCGTTTCGCATCATTTCATCGTAACCTTTTTCTGGCATTATTCTATAGTAAATCCCTTAATCATAACTTACACATGTGTTACaatcaatttttaattatcAACCATCTTTTTCTCACGAAAACCTCGTCACAATAAATCATTTTCACTTGTTAATGACCAATACTCTATAAAAACAACTAGAAATTGGATAGAATGTGTAGATTTGAAAATGTTTCTACAAACAAGTTCATAAACTGTTTCGTAGgttttatctaaaaaaaaaaaaatcgcgAGCAAGTGAATTCTCTTAATATAGGattaataattacatttaaGTATTATTGAAATGTACAGTTTTGtcgtttatttttaaaatgcatatcagcaaattaaaagagaaatgtGCATTTTAATTGTCATGAACAATATGTGATTATTGAGCGTACCAAAACAAATTTCTCATTAGAGAACTAAAGGAACAAAAGTTCATCTTCGAAATTATCTTTTCATGTCCAAAGATATCAATGTTCGTTTCTCAAATCCGTTGAGATAATATCATTATGTGAATCATTAGAATTTGAAGAGAGATCACTCAAGCCCACTAaaaatagagactaatttagaatataagtaGTTAGTAAATAAAACTTTGCACCTAATGATTAGATacctatttaaatttttttattaataatagaaaccactttaaataccaataatttttttagtttctaaaatagtttctaatttagttaatataatagttaattattttaatctctaaagttattttctattttacagtcaattaaaatagaaataatatttcttttggaagaggatgaggatgagatggaatataaatatttactgtgctttttaaattaaattaatatttaattatataattatttatttatttatttaagtggAGGAAAAATctaccttttattttattttttaatattatcattattttattttatttaaaacctttttcccttcatttttttatattattattattattttatttttagaaaaaatatttatattttttaccttttttaccttgttataattttttaaaattattcgattcatttttctgtttagtttttatttgcATAAAGTacgattatttttaaaatataaatttaattatagtagttaaattgtaagattttatacaattatttaaCAGTAAAGATGTTATATATGGGAAATTCTGAACTGTGAAAGGTTGTGATAAtcatatttgaaatttgaaattaaatatttaaattaaaaatgattaaatatttttttcattctttaccCTAACATTTGTTATTGGTCTAAATTTTAGAACATTCAATGtagtatgaaaataatttaaaagattaCTTTTATAAGTGAAATTGATTTAATGTGATATTTTACTTCATCAACTCATTAGAAAACATCGTTCCATCAACTCATTATAAATAATTCCAGTGCACCCGTCTACAATCAATATATAACAACGAATTATCTTGAAAAATTATCAATCTTTAAAAAAGACTAACAAAATCATTTCACATATATAAAAGGACtcattttctaataatttttaaattacaattatctgaataatctaaaatttaaaacaaataaaaactaattttgctttatattataaaaaaagaaaaaaagaaatatatatatatatatatatatatatatatatatatatatatatccgaTTGAATAGTAATTAATACTTGTTTGTCTAATGTCGAGACTAATATAAGTTGGGAATGTTATAAATGTTGGTTTCTTGTGAACCATCCAACAGTAATTAACATCGATATGACTCTaatatgaaaagaaaagaaagttgtGTCTAGATATGTAACTTGTTACTGTTGTTTGGAATAAATATATCCTCATTATTCATTCACACTGACGTCCACTGCTTTAATCATTCTTTCTAGAACACCTATTAACGGCTACTTTCTAGAACAATAATTGTGAGTGAATAAAAAGGTCTGAATATTTTGTGCAAATTAAGCAAGTTCAACTAAAGAAGAATCATATGAGAGATTGAATCTCGACATAATTGACACAATCATGCATGTGTTTCATTCATACATATAATAACATCCTTATTTTGTTGTCTTCTTCCATTTGAATTTGATATACGTAAGTACAGGATCATGAGAGTCTCCAACTCAGGACGATGTTGACACtaacattgttttttttattgagtttCAATGTTGTTCGTACCATGAAAATGAAAGTAAAGAATGATTCATCTAAGCTAGTACCGAAGTAGGTAAATGATACATCTACTTTGGGAGAGGTCTCAATAAAATGAATCTTCGCGTCCTTATCTTTAGGCCTTTCATTAATCACTAATTAACAACGTAACTATGCCATGCAACAGTACCACTGTTATGTACGTAAAAAAGgagttataaaatttaattttgacaaTGCTTTTTTCCTTAATTTCATGTTACACCGACGTGCTTCTCTGCCATATCTTGGAAACAACATAAAATTTTCTCTGTATTAAGACATGTCTCAAGTGAGAAGCTGATTCGTAATGACGTGTCTAAATATCAGAAACCCAAACGCAGCATCTCTCGTGGAGGAACCTTGTTTTGTctactttttcaatttttccttTTGTGCCTACTCTCAATTTTATATCAATTAATCATGACAAAAGgctttttttactaaaaaaaacaaattattatctttctcaattattttatcaaaaataattttatatgttttgaACATATTAATGTGGTAAATATGTTGATATATTTGACTTGGTCAAATAGAAGTGTTCTCTTTTTTTAGCATTTTGCTTTGTTTGTGTCTTTGGAAATTCTAACATGTTTGAGGTGATGAGATGAGAGGGTATAGGTGATTAGAATGTGATCATAGCTCTCCAAAGCGACCCAAGACGTTGATTTGGAAAAACAAAGAATGGGGCAAGAAAACAAAGGTTGAAAGCAATTGCTTTGTCCTTCGCCAAGTTCCTATTCTCAGTAGATTCTCCTTCCAACTTGAGTAGCGTTAGAAGAGATAAAGGCACGTTAACAACTGCCAAAATAAAGTTCAGATCTTCTTCACAGATTTTTAAGCTCAAAATAAACTTATGCTTCTAACTTGGAACACTATCATTGGATTCTTGTGTCCATGCTAGCTGCTTCAAACCTAATCAAGAGAGTAAACATAATAATTTCAAGTTATGTTTGCTGGTTATTCTCATTTCAAATGTTTTTTACTATCAAAATACTCACTTCATTATTCCAAATTTTCACCCATGTCTATAGTTGGtcctatttttttcaaaaaaactaATGTTTATGATGAAATAATTGTGAATAGCGAAATGTGATGAAACTAGAgttatttcatttaaatttatagcgaaatgtgattattttttattacgtCATCtacaaaataatagaaaatttagtaagaaaaaataaatgcattttttttattaaaccattttcttaaatttgacagagaagaaaaattaaaagtatttaagacaataatattttttttaaaaatgttttaatttaattattaaaatattgtgAAGATCCTaaattgaaaagtgaaaaaCTTATCTTTTGACACactataattttgaaaaatgaatttGCACTCACTTTCATCTTATAAGAATTAATAATTTACACACGCCGTGCTTTTCTTATAACCGTTTTGATAACTAGAGGTATATAATGTATAAGGTTTAGGATTCAGACGGTtctttttaaatactttttaaatagtGTGTTCGTGTCGGACACATGTATTAAATACCGATATTTTTATAACACTCGTATGATACGTATcggtgaagtgtcaaattcaaaaaatatttattggatttcttacaattctagtacgattctaaaataattttaaaattaaaaaatacattaattttctaaaaactaaaacttattgtataaatttttagtataattataaaaatagagaacaaattcttttgaaccagctatgaaaaaacatctttctgtttaaaaaaaaactaaaacatatttgtgcacataaatctttattgtcaatttataaaattcataattatataatatataaatttgtgtccccgtatcctacattttagagattatacgtatctttgTATCTTTGTCCGTGTCGTATCAGTGTTCGCATCGGTGTTTGTGCTACATAGtataaaaccatttttttaccaaaattattaaacattgatatttaaaaatcagtttttggataaattgatttaaatgcaaattataaattaaaaaatcggtttgccaaaattaattttataaagcctgtctttcaaataaaaaaatcatacttAAACTTAAAACTTAATGACTTTCTTCCGCTTTGAGAtgaaaataaatggaaaaaataaatttatttgatctattctggtttaaaattttgagaaaataattaatttttctgAAATCCAATCAGAGAATACGTTTCCTAAAATGGAAATAGGCAAATGAGTCTTAATTTATACGTAAAAGAGGAAATGCAAGTTTTATAGTAAGTGTAGGAAAAGCAAAAAGTAGAAAAAACTGGTTTTCTTTGTTAGTCTCTGAAGTACTCGACAAAAGTGTCGATGCCACTTCACATGAGGCTCTTTGATGAATTAACAATCACATCTTCACTTCTAAGAATTGTCCTTCTAAGCTCAATGGACAATTGTGATTCGTACTACATGACATGTACCTTGTTGGAATTCGTTATACCAGTATTCTGCATGTTTCAATTTCCGtttaaaatgtttcaaaaaCATAATTTCATATGCAATACACAGCCTTGTACCTTGTACCTGCTTTCACTCGTGTGCCCAGGTTCAACGAATGGAAACTGATATAGATAGATGCATGGGTCAAAACAATCACTCGTTTCACCATTTTTTAACCATTATAATATCTTGAGATCTCTAAATGCATTTTTCAATGCATTggtttcaaggttttcaaactTGGCTAAACATTTGAAATCATTTAAactaacatgtttttttttaccaaGTGAATTTATTGAACAGATGTTGGCCCGGACAATATTTGGTCAGGAAAAAATGAGTATAATACATGTAAACCAAATGTTATACAATGTGGTTGATTAATGGGTAATCATTAACCAAGATTCAATGAAGatcaaaaagaagaaaaacaaaggcGTGTTGAATAACGTTCTGCTCTGCGAGAACACTTGTATGCAATCATCGAATTCCCGTGTAGTAGGACACTTTCGAATCATGTCACAGTTTTGTGCCAAGTAGAAAGGACATGTTGCATTATCGATCAACATCTTGGATGGTCCCATACCAACGGATCCTTGTCAAAAAAGGAACAGAATATCTTAAGCATTGAACTAATCCACGTCTGGAAAAGGCATTCTCCAATAATTCCATGAGTTGAAATcctcctgtcataattgaaaattGCAAATCAAAACTTATTAGTTGTAAAGTTCATAACAAGTCTACGCGTTTTGGAGACTCTTTTATCACCTGCTCAACCAAGGAAGTGGGAGGGAACATATCATTGACGAGTGTGTGTAATGATGTGTAGGATTTTGAATCAATACGGTGACTTGTTGCGACTTCACCCTATTAGTTTCCATGCCATTTTGTTAGTGCCCTGTGAGAACTAAAGAAAATACTATGAATACTATGGTAAAAGAATATCAATCCAGGATCAAACCTTGGGATTGATGATAAATATCTTGCCCTTTGGGATTCCAATCTTCCTGTAACTAAGTTCATCCGTGTCTCTATTGCCAAACCCCGCATAAAATGGATTATAATCAGAAGGGAAAAGTCTTTTGATATCCTGCAAAACATTATTAACAGAGCATGTGTGATGTCAGTATGGAAAATATCTTTTGATGGCACTTCTGAGTTGCTTGTGTTTGGGAAAAAATTACCTCTAGACAAGCAATCTTGAACTCATGAGGTGCCCTTCTTATTACTTCCATCAGTTAAGAGGCccaataataatataacaagTCAGATgtgtatatttaataaaatatgatgGGTATCATAAACACACAAGTGATAGCtgattgttagttttttttcttctttttttaaagCTTTGTAATGTCTATCAGCACAGATCAGGAGGACTATAGATAATTCAATGCCAGacaaaaataaaagtgaaaccATGTTTTTTTGCTGCTAATAAACCAAAACAAGTATGTTAAAACTTTTAACAATATCATAATTCAAAATCAATATATGAGCCCAAGCCCATAATATACCCAGCCACTTAACTCGGTCAGAACTCCGGACACATAATGATGAAATGATTAAATATCAACATCTCCATTAGCCTAACAGTAGTCAAAACTCAGAAAACACTTATTTTTGCTGAAATCCGTGCATTTGCATCACTTATATGTTCCATAGTGACAATAGATTCCATGTTGGTCCACCATACTATTTACTGTCTAGCTCACTTAGGTCATGTTGACAACAGTACACAAGTAATCATAAAGATGGCATCATCATATGTAAGCATGTGTACATCAACAGAAAGAGAAGTCATTATAGCATCCATGGATCACAAGTGGCTACATAAACAGAAATTGCAATACGTATTCAATCGTAATTTCTCTCACATTAAAAGTGTCTCACCTTCTCGGTAAAGAGAGGGAAATAATCCGTCAGGAGAAATAACAACAGGTCCATTGGGTAAGGTCTTGCCATCCTGCAAATATGAACTTTTAGTATCACCTGAGATGGGGGAAGCACTAGCTAGCAGAGAGAATTTCTGTTATACTGCTCTACAAGGGAAAACCTCCTTTACACCATGGAAACAGTTTAACTCAATTACGAAAGCATTGCCCTTGTACAATATACAATGGTATTATTAATCCTTCTCCTCTTAATTCCCCTAACCGACAAACAGGCCTTCCAACTACCCACTAGATCACATTGGTTCCTTTGCCTCCTAGAATAGACCTTTAATATTGGTACCTCTTGGTATCTAACACAGAACTTCTAAAAAGATAACCGACCAGTCAAGATGCAAGGATATAAAGAAGAGAAATTACAAAATTGAAAAGTTGACAAAGTGATGATATCCAATTTATGAGGTATGGGACTTGAGTCCCATATTGGAAGTATAAGATTCTGATGAGAGGTTTATAAAGCCTGGAACTCTCTGGCTGGCTAACTTTTATGGTGCGGTACTCCCATACTTCTAATCAATTGATATCAGATTGCTTCAACATGTCTTTCAATTGTAAATGTAAATTAGTGATAAGTCACACGTTTTAAGTATGATGTGATTTTCATATGCTAATAATTATGGCTTCCACATCCATTCAACTTGACAATCCTAGAAGGATAATTAAAGTTGATAAGTCACACCCCTACCCACTTACCTTTATGCTAAACTTTTCAAAACGAAAATCTCATAGAAGGGTGTTTGGCATCATCTCATTAGAAGCAGAATAATCCTACTATAAAAATTATCTGTTATTTGATTATAGAAAAGCTTGGCTGTATCAGTACCTGTTTCAGGTTAACTAAAAAATTCCTGGTAAGATAAGCTTGGACAATAGCACGGGCACTCAAAAACAGTAGCTGGTATCCATTCTCCTGACATAAAATTAGGATCTAGTATGAGACATTAATCTTCTTGGCATAAAATGAAGTATAGGAAATCATGATAACATTAAGCACACTATGTTGACTTATACAGATAGAAAAAGGTGAGCTCATACCCACTACATGTATGTATCTGCATCTATACTATATTCCAAAGCAAGAGAAGGTAAGCAGAAAACTAGTACTGAAGCAAAAAAACAGTAATGTTGATTAAGTGTGCGAACCGCAAAATGAAACagtaaaaaattgtaaatgttATTGAAAGAGGCCTGTGGACATTGTCCATTACCATTTTAGGTACATGGTCTTCAAGTATATACATTAATCGGCAGTATATCCCTTTCTTTTTAGGATCTCTGTAACAAGTTTATTGCAATTTGTTAGCTTAACCAAATTTTGTTAATTACAGTTTGTTATCCTTACTGCAGTGAACATCTCTACCATAGTTAGTTCACTAGCATAGTTAGCTCATATCTGTATAGTTATAAATAGCTGAGCTTACTGTAGTAAATCAATTTGTATAATCTCATAATAAAATCtgtttctctctcttctctgtAAATTCTAATACATGGAACCAAAAGAGCCTAATCACTAGTCTTTGTATTAACTGAAAATTACTCATTAAACACTAGATTTTGCCAGGCTCGTGGCTCACTTGCTGAACTTGCTTCAGTTTTTAGCAAACCTGCTTGTGTGCATAGATACATACCCAAAGTGTTTACAAAATCCACTCCAATGCAACAAGCACTCTTAGTCTATAGTTCATCTCATCCTTAAAATAGAACACTGATTAAGTAAACACCAGTTACTTGGGAACTGAGTGTTCTTTTCCTGTTCTTCGAAGTCAAAACTCAAAAATATCGTTACAAAAGTCAAGCCACTAATTTGAGAATCATGTAAAACTTAAGAATGTTGAAATGAGAACTGAGGAGGGAGTTGCATAAACATTCAGAAATGGCAGCAACAACAAAGCAGATATTTGATTACAAGCCCACTACACAATATGCCTCTTACAGATAGACGTTTGAAAGATCTATTGCCATTGACCTCATTAAATGTAAACATTAACTACCCTACTTCATCTCAATTGGCATAAACTTCGATGTGAAGTAAAATAAATGTACATACTTTAATGGCTGAGAAAAGCCTTGCCACTCCAGACTGTGTCCAATCTTTGCCAACTAAAGGCATGACCTGCCCCAAAACGTCAGATCTGAAAGGAAGAAAATAGCAAAGCACTAAGGAGTTGATATGAATTGAAACCAGTGGCACTATAATACAACCCTGTCTTCTATTCTTGCagcaattttttttcatattttagtttaaTGTTCATTAAGATATGTTCAGCTAGCCATAAACTCTCTCTATAATTTCATAGCCTGGAAAAAGGACTGTTAAGCATTTGGCAGTCGGCATAAAATTAAAATCTGAACAAATTCATCTACCCATAACAGCAAAAGCATTCATGCAAACAATTTTTGTCTAAGCTAACTATTACATTAATGTAAAAGCAACCTAATATCGATAATAAATTTCAGAGTAGTTAGTGAACATCActgaaaaaagtaaaaaaaaaaaaaaaaacatgacaaTTCATTTCAAGATTTAGAAAAAAGGATTGCCCTAATATTGTACACACATAAGCTAATGATAGAAAGGTTGCTCATCCCACCCCGAGAATCTGAATAAACATTATGTTAATGTATTGTAAGACTACTCAAAGCCTAACTGATTCTGGCCTACATCACTAACCCTATACCATAAACCATATAAAACAGAACTACCATTCCCTTATGTATATTCCTTCATCCAGTAAGATCCAGGATTATAAATTATTACCAAAATTAGCATATTAGATCCATACTCAGATTTCATCAAAAGTAATGTCCAAAGCAGGGAGCAGAGGTATTGTAAtgaattaacaaaaataaataaatagcatAAGAAATACAATCACTAGTCTTACTTGGTAATAGTTCCATCTACATCAGAAATTACAATTCTTGCATTTCACTTCCGGAAGTTAAAAGAACATTAAAAAGCATAAGAAGAATTATCTCTAGTCTTACTTTGTAATAGTTCCATACACATCTAAAATACAATTCTTGCATTCCAATTCCACAAGTTAAAGAACATTAAAAAGCATAAGTATGAACACTGGTCTTACTTGGTAATAGTTCCATCTACATCTGAAATTACAATTCTTGCATTCCACTTCCATAAGTAAATATGAGCATCAACCTGTAACATGATTATACATCCCTGCTAAAGTAAGTAAAACCCAACAGTGTGTATAGTCATATGGAACTCAGATCCACAATTAATGTCAAACCTGCTGTGTTCCAAGAACCCTGGAAGAGAAACTGAAGGTTACCAAATTTTGACCATCCTTGAGATTTAAGGACGCTATCATCTCATTAGACGGAACATTTGTCCTCACGAATTGCTTGCGAGGAGACTCATGCCTAGCAGATGTTGGAGAAGGTTCGACAATAGAAGTTTGCCAATCAGACTCAGAATCTACGAATACATCCTCATTTGATGCACTATCAGTGTGCTCAATTGTCTTTACTCTTCTAAAAGCAATTGGCCAAAGTCTCCATCTGCGTCCAGATGAAGCTGGCCCGGAATCTTCATTTGTAGCCTTTACTGCACCATCCTGTCCCACTGGAATTGTATCTTTGGGATCAACAGGTAAGTCTAAACCAAATACAGTCATTCCAAGGACAACAGGAGCAGCCTTTTCCCACCGCAGATACCTCTCTCTGAACTTCAAAACcagattttcattcttaattATGGATGGTGCAGAACTTCTAAATTCCTCCACAGATATCCGATGTGCTTCAAAAACCTCAGCAGCAGCAACTAAACCCATACCCACCTTAAGTTCATGACCACAAAGTGAGGCCTCAAATCCTGcacatattttaagaaaaataaataaataatttaattgctTAGTATCAGCCAAACTAATTTGAAGCGCAGTTTTTAGTTCTTACTCAAAGCAGAATGACATTGGTTCTCCTCGTTGGAAGTTTCTCTTTGAGGTTCAGTTGGTTCACTATTCTTACTGGCATCTTCAATTGCAGGAGTTTGTTGACTATCACCAACCTGATCATTTGATACTGACTCTCCAACATGTTCATCGTTACATCCAATAATATCCGTAGTACCAGAATGACTTCCAGAACCAGTGTCAACTTTCACCGATGCATCTTTATCAACCTCTTGAGGTTCTACTTCTAATTCTGGAGAACTATGGTCATCCAAGGAAGAAGGTGCACTAAGGGGAGATAACTCGTCAATTTTTCTACATTGTTCGATgttttgttgtttattttcatcAGTAATTGAACCATTTGCAATGAATTCCTCTGCTGTATTTCGAACCTCCAGTGAAGAACTTATTACATCTAGTAAATCAGCCTGAATGTTTTCGTCTTCATTCTCATCAGTAATTGAACAAATTGCAATAGATTCCTCTTCTGAATTTTGAACCTCCAATGAAGAATCTACATCTTGTAAATCAGCATTTCCAGCCTGCTGAGCAAACTCGTGTAAttccaaacaacttttaaaGACTGTCTCTCTCTTCATACAAGATACAACCTCttctgaatcagtttgcaaaacatgattttcttgatttttaatCACTAAGGTTTCCTCAGTGCAACAATTATTTTCCTCCTGTCTTTGAGCTTCCAACAGGAGCTCCGAAGTATCATCACCAACCTTAGTGTCATAACTACTAGAAGCATCCAGCTGACTAACATAATCAGCAGTCCAAGCATTTTCATCAGAAATAAGTTCCCCATTGCCCTCATAGAAGTCAGTCCCTTCACCTGGGCCTAGATGAAATTGAGGATTTTTTAACTGAACATTGTCCTCATTCTGCTCTGATTCTGAGATAGGGGCCGTCAATACATGACCATCAACACTGACCAAAACCACCTCCGGATGGGAGCCCTGTGAGTCCATAAAATTCTCCACGTCTAGAGTCTCATACCTAGTAGAATCATATTCTGAAACATCAAGTGAACCTTCAAAAGAGGATTGATCATCAGGGAATTCATAAAATCTCCTATCGACATCAGATT from Phaseolus vulgaris cultivar G19833 chromosome 1, P. vulgaris v2.0, whole genome shotgun sequence carries:
- the LOC137814397 gene encoding phosphatidate phosphatase PAH1-like; amino-acid sequence: MNVVGKVGSLITQGVYSVATPFHPFGGAVDVIVVQQQDGTFRCTPWYVRFGKFQGVLKGTEKVVRINVNGVESHFHMYLDNSGEAYFVKEVDDDGGGDKGIKSNGTADNSECSQEDVGVEIDKKNNSYLSMDNRLGHRLDHSISDSRVPYLTGEDHSSVLSQLQRAESDVDRRFYEFPDDQSSFEGSLDVSEYDSTRYETLDVENFMDSQGSHPEVVLVSVDGHVLTAPISESEQNEDNVQLKNPQFHLGPGEGTDFYEGNGELISDENAWTADYVSQLDASSSYDTKVGDDTSELLLEAQRQEENNCCTEETLVIKNQENHVLQTDSEEVVSCMKRETVFKSCLELHEFAQQAGNADLQDVDSSLEVQNSEEESIAICSITDENEDENIQADLLDVISSSLEVRNTAEEFIANGSITDENKQQNIEQCRKIDELSPLSAPSSLDDHSSPELEVEPQEVDKDASVKVDTGSGSHSGTTDIIGCNDEHVGESVSNDQVGDSQQTPAIEDASKNSEPTEPQRETSNEENQCHSALRFEASLCGHELKVGMGLVAAAEVFEAHRISVEEFRSSAPSIIKNENLVLKFRERYLRWEKAAPVVLGMTVFGLDLPVDPKDTIPVGQDGAVKATNEDSGPASSGRRWRLWPIAFRRVKTIEHTDSASNEDVFVDSESDWQTSIVEPSPTSARHESPRKQFVRTNVPSNEMIASLNLKDGQNLVTFSFSSRVLGTQQVDAHIYLWKWNARIVISDVDGTITKSDVLGQVMPLVGKDWTQSGVARLFSAIKENGYQLLFLSARAIVQAYLTRNFLVNLKQDGKTLPNGPVVISPDGLFPSLYREVIRRAPHEFKIACLEDIKRLFPSDYNPFYAGFGNRDTDELSYRKIGIPKGKIFIINPKGEVATSHRIDSKSYTSLHTLVNDMFPPTSLVEQEDFNSWNYWRMPFPDVD